One Verrucomicrobiota bacterium DNA window includes the following coding sequences:
- a CDS encoding S8 family peptidase, with protein sequence MEAAQRAGLAAALVLLMAVSSSRATESSVDFVDAAQVWSWGYDGSGVIVGLVDDAVDMSHPALPNVSNFDFSGAGLSPNSHATRTAGVICSTDAVHPGVAPGAMVYAGKALTRDDTVEAFCGLYDLGARVFNMSFTFNDMPNDGFNQMSLFADWFVREKDVLVVKSAGNNYDISAPGDAFNVVTVGRTTADFTQVYPTSGSGPLSDGRSKPDLVAPGTDITTTNPGGGFVSASGTSYSAPHVTGAAALLLDIADTEGLSTNHNVLKSVLMTAARKDVLDKNGDAWSAALGVLDEDSGAGQLDVAEAAAVFGSGGAGPGAVGLAGWAEESVSGLALDDVFSLSAGQTIAAGSEIAVTLCWDRTVQWLDDGDGIVEYTDTFLPEALDNLDLFIVDAWTGGIVASSESLVDNVEHVWFTFEQSGRYDIRVCAAGLQNEVLYGLSWSVCAVPEPAMVWLLVGLAFGLAFREKRLT encoded by the coding sequence ATGGAGGCAGCACAGCGCGCGGGCCTTGCGGCGGCCCTTGTCCTCCTCATGGCCGTGTCCAGCAGCCGGGCGACTGAGTCCTCGGTCGATTTCGTCGACGCCGCGCAAGTCTGGTCATGGGGCTATGACGGCAGCGGCGTGATCGTCGGCTTGGTTGACGATGCCGTGGACATGAGCCATCCTGCCCTGCCGAACGTCTCCAACTTCGACTTCTCGGGAGCGGGTCTCTCTCCGAATTCCCACGCCACCAGGACGGCCGGCGTCATCTGTAGCACGGACGCCGTGCATCCCGGTGTCGCGCCCGGAGCCATGGTCTACGCGGGCAAGGCGCTGACGCGCGACGATACGGTCGAGGCGTTCTGCGGCCTCTACGATCTCGGCGCGCGTGTCTTCAACATGAGCTTCACGTTCAACGACATGCCCAACGACGGCTTCAACCAGATGAGCCTCTTCGCGGACTGGTTCGTGCGCGAGAAGGACGTACTCGTCGTCAAGTCGGCGGGCAACAACTACGACATCTCGGCACCGGGCGACGCCTTCAACGTTGTCACGGTCGGGCGAACGACTGCTGACTTCACACAGGTCTATCCCACCAGCGGCTCAGGGCCGCTGTCCGACGGGCGTTCGAAGCCCGACCTCGTCGCACCGGGCACGGATATCACGACCACGAACCCCGGCGGCGGGTTTGTCTCCGCATCGGGCACGAGCTACTCGGCCCCGCACGTCACAGGCGCGGCCGCACTGCTGCTCGACATCGCCGACACTGAAGGTCTCAGCACGAATCACAATGTCCTCAAGTCCGTGCTCATGACGGCCGCCCGCAAGGACGTACTCGACAAGAACGGCGATGCGTGGTCCGCGGCGCTGGGTGTCCTTGACGAGGATAGCGGCGCCGGCCAACTCGATGTAGCCGAAGCGGCCGCCGTCTTTGGTTCCGGCGGTGCCGGGCCGGGAGCTGTTGGCCTGGCCGGCTGGGCGGAGGAGTCAGTCAGCGGCCTCGCGCTGGACGATGTCTTCAGCCTCAGCGCCGGCCAGACGATCGCGGCCGGCTCCGAGATCGCTGTAACCCTGTGCTGGGACCGCACGGTGCAGTGGCTTGACGACGGCGACGGCATCGTCGAGTACACAGACACATTCCTGCCCGAGGCGCTGGACAATCTCGATCTATTCATCGTCGATGCATGGACGGGTGGCATCGTCGCCTCGTCAGAAAGCCTCGTCGACAACGTCGAGCACGTCTGGTTCACGTTCGAGCAGTCCGGCCGATACGACATCCGTGTATGTGCTGCGGGGTTGCAGAACGAGGTTTTGTACGGGCTTTCCTGGAGCGTATGTGCCGTTCCGGAGCCCGCGATGGTATGGTTACTCGTCGGGCTCGCGTTCGGGCTCGCATTCAGAGAGAAACGGCTTACTTGA
- a CDS encoding right-handed parallel beta-helix repeat-containing protein, whose translation MSEAIAAGRPLAAAGDRPSAVDNSATTYFPPIGDQDHGDCTCWSSVYYYNTYTQARDEGLDASTGNLDALCSHRFMFSLINQGARGAEGTRYVITHVSDVGAANASYHSLTEDILTWPTEAAWVQALRNRTGTPHSIRADNEDGLETTKQHLANGNCIVTRGVLSVNFSQYPDNSVTGIDNRVWYWKDDLWYRHSVCVVGYNDTRSYVDHRDGETHYGAFLVANSEGPNWGWSNTAGKKGYFWIAYTMFLEGKFGWYDDPWPYTDPCYDNAPYPEMYYNDDRPHYRPRLYAVAGINHAKRNKLAVTGGIGDTVAPGFLGPETIRQTTYGDILMDDSRRVAVDLTDGAGLIQPGVPKQVFVRLTLSSSAGSNATITSADFHYDPLGDGDSMIFSSPDPTVTITPGHTGHATVQIAGPVTLYVDADNVDDAAQDGSPAHPFATIQAAIDAAAGPALVKVMPGAYTGQIVMADNVWLLGSGSSRTFLAPPGDVPTVLFNNVKGGLIAGFTVTALPGASGVAIRSWSSTTTVRDCICTGGRNGIGADIAGSIKIVNCLLADNGNVGIYLGGTVQAAIANCTVANNATYGVRVNGGNAVRIENSILWSNGDDISVGTEATVMARYCDIGDGDFAGMNGCFAADPRFVSGPHHDYYLSQTAAGQPLDSPCVDAGSLSAFFHDLEIRTTRTDEARDLGTVDVGYHAAHVLRIMSIARTSPDVQLQWNARPGASYVVAWSDDRSAWHDVPVGETGAWLDTDAASCALKYYRVREQ comes from the coding sequence ATGTCTGAGGCGATTGCTGCAGGACGCCCACTCGCGGCGGCCGGCGACCGTCCGTCGGCGGTGGACAACAGCGCGACAACATACTTCCCGCCGATCGGCGACCAGGACCACGGCGACTGCACGTGCTGGTCGTCGGTCTACTATTACAACACGTACACGCAGGCGCGTGACGAGGGGCTCGACGCGTCGACCGGCAACCTCGACGCCCTCTGCAGCCATCGCTTCATGTTCTCACTCATCAACCAGGGCGCCCGGGGCGCCGAGGGCACGCGGTACGTCATCACGCACGTGTCCGACGTCGGCGCGGCCAACGCGTCATACCACTCGCTGACCGAGGACATCCTCACGTGGCCGACGGAAGCAGCCTGGGTCCAGGCCCTGCGCAACCGCACGGGCACGCCACACAGCATCCGGGCTGACAACGAAGATGGCCTCGAGACGACTAAGCAGCACCTCGCCAACGGCAACTGCATCGTCACGCGCGGCGTGCTCAGCGTCAACTTCTCCCAGTACCCCGACAACAGCGTCACCGGCATCGACAACCGCGTCTGGTACTGGAAGGACGACTTGTGGTACCGGCACTCGGTCTGCGTCGTGGGCTACAACGACACGCGCAGCTACGTTGACCATCGCGATGGGGAGACGCACTACGGGGCGTTCCTCGTCGCCAACAGCGAAGGGCCCAACTGGGGTTGGTCGAACACCGCCGGGAAGAAAGGGTATTTCTGGATCGCCTACACCATGTTTCTCGAGGGCAAGTTCGGCTGGTACGACGACCCGTGGCCCTACACGGATCCGTGCTACGACAACGCGCCGTATCCGGAGATGTACTACAACGACGACCGGCCCCACTACCGCCCTCGTCTCTACGCCGTCGCCGGCATCAACCACGCCAAGCGCAATAAGCTCGCCGTCACGGGTGGCATCGGCGACACCGTGGCCCCCGGCTTTCTTGGGCCGGAGACGATCCGACAGACCACCTACGGCGACATCCTGATGGATGATTCGCGGCGCGTGGCCGTCGACCTGACCGACGGCGCCGGCCTCATCCAGCCCGGCGTGCCGAAGCAGGTATTCGTCAGGCTCACGCTGAGTTCGTCGGCGGGATCGAACGCCACAATCACGAGCGCCGATTTCCACTACGACCCCCTGGGCGACGGCGACTCCATGATATTCTCATCGCCCGATCCGACCGTGACGATCACCCCCGGCCACACCGGCCACGCCACCGTGCAGATAGCGGGCCCGGTGACGCTCTACGTCGACGCCGACAACGTGGACGACGCGGCGCAGGACGGCTCGCCGGCGCATCCTTTCGCGACGATCCAGGCCGCCATCGACGCGGCCGCCGGCCCCGCGCTGGTCAAGGTCATGCCGGGCGCCTACACCGGGCAGATCGTCATGGCCGACAACGTGTGGCTCCTCGGCTCGGGGAGCAGTCGGACGTTCCTCGCGCCGCCGGGCGACGTGCCGACGGTGCTCTTCAACAACGTGAAGGGCGGCCTCATCGCCGGCTTCACCGTCACGGCCCTCCCCGGCGCCAGCGGCGTGGCGATCCGCTCGTGGAGCTCGACCACGACCGTTCGCGACTGCATCTGCACCGGCGGGCGCAACGGCATCGGCGCCGACATCGCCGGCTCGATCAAGATCGTCAACTGCCTCCTCGCCGACAACGGCAACGTCGGCATCTACCTCGGCGGAACGGTGCAGGCCGCCATCGCCAACTGCACTGTCGCCAACAACGCGACATACGGCGTCCGGGTCAACGGCGGCAATGCCGTGCGGATCGAGAACTCGATCCTGTGGAGCAACGGCGACGACATCTCGGTGGGGACCGAGGCTACCGTTATGGCGCGCTACTGCGATATCGGCGATGGCGATTTCGCCGGCATGAACGGCTGCTTCGCGGCCGACCCGCGGTTCGTCAGCGGCCCCCACCACGACTACTACCTGAGCCAGACGGCGGCCGGGCAACCGCTCGACAGCCCGTGCGTCGATGCCGGCAGCCTGAGTGCGTTCTTCCACGACCTCGAGATCAGGACCACGCGCACGGACGAGGCGCGCGACCTCGGCACGGTTGACGTGGGCTATCACGCCGCGCACGTCTTGCGCATCATGTCAATCGCCCGAACAAGTCCCGACGTGCAGCTCCAGTGGAACGCCCGCCCCGGCGCGAGCTACGTCGTCGCGTGGTCCGACGACCGTTCCGCCTGGCACGACGTCCCCGTCGGCGAGACCGGCGCCTGGCTCGATACCGATGCCGCGTCGTGTGCGCTCAAGTACTACCGCGTTCGCGAGCAGTAA
- the ccsA gene encoding cytochrome c biogenesis protein CcsA → MRHCRFSITAAVLLTALAIAQAAIALDASAIRKLAVQDNGRVKPFDSYAREKVRAMCGRRGVAGRDPVEVVLSLAFEPDEWAERALFEVPQVPLLTALGFPQEKTRISPVELEANLALLDAFVAGSRGRRLAGAAAELEQRAMVYGEIVELEDRLPVVPPPSGAAETPWLTLGTATAYTAETMEDVRAAFGTLRGAFLADDQKAFDEAAGTLIARLRALDPAACPSGRRMALEVRTNALQPFRAAWVLYIVTFLLTLVSLWSKQRGLYVAVIVALALSLLVHTGGLVVRTVIAGRAPLTNMYESLVLMSWGIAALGLVFELKYRLRYAALVASALGIITITIAQRLNFDIKPAIAVLRSAWLSYHVLTVMLGYSAFAVALGAGHIVLGRYAFTSPDSRPPDRLNDFVYRVVQVGVLFLAAGIITGSIWANYSWGRYWGWDPKETWSLITLLGYLAVLHARHQGWLRGLGMGVAAILCFLLVVMTYYGVNYILHGLHSYAGEESQRLPVWLVVYVSLELGYVGASTFLARLR, encoded by the coding sequence ATGAGGCACTGTCGATTCTCCATTACGGCGGCCGTCCTGCTCACGGCACTCGCCATTGCGCAGGCGGCGATCGCGCTCGACGCGTCGGCGATACGCAAGCTGGCGGTCCAGGACAACGGGCGGGTGAAGCCGTTCGACAGCTACGCGCGCGAGAAGGTGCGGGCGATGTGCGGGCGCCGAGGGGTCGCGGGCAGGGACCCCGTTGAAGTCGTGCTGTCGCTCGCGTTCGAGCCGGACGAATGGGCCGAGCGTGCGCTGTTCGAGGTGCCGCAGGTGCCTCTGCTGACGGCGCTCGGTTTCCCCCAGGAGAAGACCCGGATCTCGCCCGTCGAACTCGAGGCGAACCTGGCGCTTCTCGATGCATTTGTGGCGGGATCGCGCGGTCGGCGACTGGCCGGGGCTGCGGCGGAACTCGAGCAGCGCGCGATGGTCTATGGAGAGATCGTCGAGCTTGAGGACCGGCTGCCCGTCGTGCCTCCGCCATCGGGAGCTGCGGAGACGCCCTGGCTGACGCTCGGGACAGCGACGGCATACACGGCGGAGACGATGGAGGACGTCCGCGCCGCGTTTGGGACACTTCGGGGTGCATTCCTTGCCGACGATCAGAAAGCATTCGACGAGGCAGCAGGTACGTTGATCGCCCGGCTGCGGGCGCTCGACCCGGCCGCTTGCCCTTCGGGGCGGCGGATGGCGCTCGAAGTCCGCACCAACGCGCTCCAACCGTTCCGGGCAGCGTGGGTGCTCTACATCGTGACCTTCCTGCTCACGCTGGTCAGCCTGTGGTCGAAGCAGCGGGGCCTGTACGTCGCCGTCATTGTTGCACTCGCTCTGAGCCTCCTTGTCCACACGGGCGGGCTGGTGGTGCGAACGGTAATTGCCGGGCGGGCGCCGCTGACGAATATGTACGAGTCGCTCGTGCTCATGTCCTGGGGCATCGCGGCGCTCGGGCTGGTTTTCGAGTTGAAGTACCGCTTGAGGTACGCGGCGCTTGTAGCCTCGGCGCTTGGGATTATCACCATCACCATCGCGCAACGCTTGAACTTCGACATCAAGCCGGCCATCGCCGTGCTGCGGAGCGCGTGGCTGTCGTACCACGTCCTCACCGTGATGCTCGGCTACAGCGCGTTCGCGGTGGCGCTGGGTGCGGGCCACATCGTTCTGGGGCGATACGCGTTCACGTCGCCTGACTCGCGTCCGCCCGACCGGCTCAACGACTTCGTCTACCGCGTCGTGCAGGTCGGAGTGCTGTTTCTGGCCGCCGGCATCATCACAGGCTCGATCTGGGCCAACTACTCGTGGGGGCGGTACTGGGGCTGGGATCCGAAGGAGACCTGGTCGCTTATCACGTTGCTCGGCTACCTGGCCGTCCTGCACGCCCGTCACCAAGGCTGGCTGCGGGGGCTGGGGATGGGGGTCGCGGCGATCCTCTGCTTCCTGCTCGTCGTGATGACCTACTACGGCGTGAACTACATCCTCCACGGACTCCATTCGTACGCGGGCGAGGAGTCCCAGCGGCTGCCGGTGTGGTTGGTTGTGTACGTCTCACTCGAGCTGGGGTATGTCGGGGCAAGCACCTTCCTGGCCCGCCTGCGCTGA
- a CDS encoding cytochrome c biogenesis protein ResB, translating to MAGRGSPRYAWQRSPAFRFAASTPLGIALIVALAVVLVAGTIVDARSGLRIALRTIYGALWFQVLLGALAVNLVCCTLKAMPYRWSHAGFIVTHLSLLLVFAGAILTINFGAQGEVRIVEGGETDFYFDKAAVWCKDPSSGRSVEIPTSFETAADRLKDRFDGMVQARTDAMPGVRVLVDRYYPDASPFGSPVVRVSIPAQGVEAEMPGVTDPETRLRIEDTEYALTIMRLFFDWKDGQETGGPDSALNPAAHVVLHGPDGDSDLVLFARMPGFSMGGQGAPQGVSLVYRYASETPFLRDWRAGDPAIRVCIETDGGHKTTAWIRQYERREIALGGRTIEIEYPKRVPLGAGITLDRFVAKQYPHSGIPAAYESHLTVRQRNGSERTATVAMNAPAKVGGYVVYQSSFGRDAATGRTFTVLSLSRDPGTNVLYVGFAALIAGLIVTFYVSPPLRRREQASRTAQR from the coding sequence ATGGCGGGAAGAGGCAGCCCACGATACGCCTGGCAGCGAAGCCCCGCGTTCCGCTTCGCCGCCTCGACGCCGCTCGGCATCGCGCTGATCGTCGCCCTGGCCGTCGTGCTCGTAGCGGGCACGATCGTAGACGCCCGTTCGGGGCTCAGGATCGCGCTCCGTACGATCTACGGGGCGCTCTGGTTCCAGGTGCTGCTCGGGGCGCTCGCCGTGAACCTCGTCTGCTGCACGCTCAAGGCGATGCCGTACCGGTGGTCGCACGCGGGCTTCATCGTGACGCACCTGAGTCTCCTGCTCGTGTTCGCGGGCGCGATTCTCACGATCAACTTCGGCGCCCAGGGCGAGGTCCGCATCGTCGAGGGCGGCGAGACGGACTTCTATTTCGACAAGGCCGCGGTGTGGTGCAAGGATCCTTCGAGCGGCCGCTCGGTCGAGATTCCGACGAGCTTCGAGACGGCCGCCGACCGGCTCAAGGACCGCTTCGACGGCATGGTTCAGGCGAGGACGGACGCGATGCCGGGAGTTCGCGTGCTCGTTGACCGCTATTACCCCGACGCGTCGCCGTTCGGCAGCCCCGTGGTTCGGGTGAGCATTCCCGCACAGGGCGTTGAGGCCGAGATGCCAGGCGTGACCGACCCGGAGACGCGCCTGCGCATTGAAGACACGGAGTACGCGCTGACGATCATGCGGCTCTTCTTCGACTGGAAGGACGGCCAGGAGACCGGCGGGCCCGACAGCGCGCTGAACCCCGCCGCCCACGTCGTGCTCCACGGGCCCGACGGCGATTCCGACCTTGTGTTGTTTGCGCGGATGCCCGGGTTCTCGATGGGCGGACAGGGAGCGCCGCAGGGTGTGTCGCTCGTGTACCGCTATGCGTCCGAAACGCCGTTCCTGCGCGACTGGCGGGCGGGCGATCCGGCGATACGGGTCTGTATCGAGACCGACGGCGGGCACAAGACCACAGCATGGATTCGACAATACGAACGCCGCGAGATCGCCCTGGGTGGACGGACCATTGAGATTGAGTACCCGAAACGCGTACCGCTCGGCGCCGGCATAACGCTCGACCGTTTTGTGGCGAAGCAATACCCGCACAGCGGCATCCCGGCCGCATACGAGAGCCATCTGACCGTGCGCCAACGGAACGGATCGGAACGGACGGCCACTGTCGCCATGAACGCACCGGCGAAGGTCGGCGGATACGTCGTGTACCAGTCGAGCTTCGGGCGGGATGCCGCAACGGGCCGGACGTTCACCGTGCTGTCGCTGAGCCGTGATCCGGGCACGAACGTGCTCTACGTTGGCTTCGCGGCGTTGATCGCGGGTCTCATCGTCACGTTCTACGTAAGCCCGCCATTGCGGCGCCGCGAGCAGGCAAGCAGGACGGCACAGCGATGA
- a CDS encoding methyltransferase domain-containing protein: MTFETAHANRAAYEAGRVVRRYAAHSRLQPPEQVVLDTLAPRLGDMRMLDLGVGAGRTTLHFAHRVARYVGVDYSRNMVRACERRFPDAGPAVSFVTCDARRLDAFETAAFDFVLFSFNGLDHIDHDGRIQALREIHRVLAPGGVFLFSAHNLLSVPRLFAFPWRDVLKRPWLIAPKLLRWLLLRRLNRPLRTLTQAACVTINDGAHGFRLKTHYIRPDEQLRQLSATGFTDTRILTLDGQEVPPNADLDQLDDFWLYYECSKLR; the protein is encoded by the coding sequence ATGACATTCGAGACGGCGCACGCCAACCGGGCCGCCTACGAGGCCGGGCGCGTCGTGCGTCGCTACGCGGCCCACAGCCGGCTCCAGCCGCCGGAACAAGTCGTGCTCGATACGCTGGCGCCGCGGCTGGGCGACATGCGCATGCTCGACCTCGGCGTCGGCGCGGGGCGCACCACGCTGCACTTCGCCCATCGCGTCGCGCGTTACGTCGGCGTCGACTACTCAAGGAACATGGTGCGCGCGTGCGAGCGCCGTTTCCCGGATGCCGGCCCGGCGGTGTCGTTCGTGACGTGCGATGCCCGCCGCCTCGATGCGTTCGAGACCGCCGCGTTCGACTTCGTGCTCTTCAGCTTCAACGGCCTCGACCACATTGACCACGACGGCCGGATTCAGGCCCTGCGCGAGATCCACCGCGTGCTCGCGCCCGGCGGCGTGTTCCTGTTCTCGGCCCACAACCTGCTCAGCGTGCCGCGCCTCTTCGCGTTCCCGTGGCGCGACGTGCTCAAGAGGCCGTGGCTGATCGCACCGAAGCTCCTGCGCTGGCTCCTGCTCCGCCGCCTCAACAGGCCGCTGCGCACGCTGACGCAGGCCGCGTGCGTCACCATCAACGACGGCGCCCACGGCTTCCGCCTCAAGACGCACTACATTCGTCCCGACGAGCAACTCCGCCAACTCTCCGCCACCGGCTTCACCGACACGCGGATCCTCACCCTCGACGGCCAGGAAGTCCCGCCCAACGCCGACCTCGACCAACTCGACGACTTCTGGCTCTACTACGAGTGCAGCAAGCTTCGTTGA
- a CDS encoding tryptophan-rich sensory protein: MNMRWQRDALGLIVWLALCFGAAWVGSRFMPGEWYAGLAKPSWTPPNWLFGPVWSVLYAMMAVAAWLVWRAYGVRKAALPLGVFLVQLALNAAWTWLFFGLQRPALAFFEIAVLWIAILAAMLLFWRRNRVAGALLLPYLAWVSYAASLNLALWRMNA; the protein is encoded by the coding sequence ATGAACATGCGTTGGCAACGTGACGCTCTCGGCCTGATTGTCTGGCTTGCGCTGTGCTTCGGCGCGGCATGGGTCGGGTCGCGGTTCATGCCGGGCGAGTGGTACGCGGGACTCGCGAAGCCGTCGTGGACGCCGCCCAACTGGCTCTTCGGTCCTGTCTGGAGCGTTCTCTACGCGATGATGGCCGTTGCGGCGTGGCTGGTGTGGAGGGCATACGGCGTGAGGAAGGCCGCGCTGCCGCTCGGCGTGTTTCTCGTCCAGCTCGCGCTCAACGCTGCATGGACGTGGCTCTTCTTCGGCCTGCAACGGCCCGCGCTCGCATTTTTCGAGATCGCCGTCCTGTGGATCGCCATCCTCGCCGCCATGCTGCTCTTCTGGCGTCGTAACCGGGTTGCCGGCGCCCTCCTGCTCCCCTACCTCGCGTGGGTCTCGTACGCGGCGTCCCTGAACCTCGCGCTGTGGCGGATGAATGCCTGA
- a CDS encoding HNH endonuclease, translating into MANEVIPYIEMCRREGLSLQRGMNFSRGIGHSVILMSRRRNAPYRDTLEDEGSTLIYEGHDAPRSQACPNPKLLDQPEHGPSGALTENGRFHRAAQEYRQGLRAAEIVRVYEKLHQGIWSYNGAFQLVDSWQEEDDHRQVFKFKLIAVEGEPDMDESSPRSLPRRRMIPTAVKLEVWRRDKGRCVMCGATDELHFDHDLPYSLGGTSLTAQNVQLLCARHNLQKGDKLL; encoded by the coding sequence ATGGCAAACGAGGTCATCCCATACATAGAGATGTGCCGGCGTGAAGGGCTAAGCCTTCAACGCGGCATGAACTTCTCTCGAGGTATTGGCCACTCGGTCATCCTCATGTCTCGCCGGAGGAATGCCCCGTATCGAGACACACTAGAGGACGAGGGTTCGACACTGATCTATGAGGGTCACGATGCTCCGCGCAGTCAGGCCTGCCCCAATCCCAAGCTTCTTGACCAACCTGAGCACGGCCCGTCCGGCGCATTGACGGAGAACGGCAGATTCCACCGGGCGGCCCAGGAATACCGCCAGGGACTGAGAGCCGCAGAAATCGTCAGGGTCTATGAGAAGCTCCATCAAGGTATCTGGTCCTACAACGGCGCGTTCCAGCTTGTGGACTCCTGGCAGGAGGAAGACGACCACCGGCAAGTCTTCAAGTTCAAGCTGATTGCAGTGGAAGGTGAACCGGACATGGATGAGTCATCTCCCCGGAGCCTACCTCGCAGAAGGATGATCCCAACCGCGGTCAAGCTGGAGGTCTGGAGGCGCGACAAAGGTCGTTGCGTCATGTGCGGGGCGACCGATGAACTGCACTTCGATCACGATCTTCCGTACTCGCTAGGCGGCACGTCGCTGACGGCGCAGAACGTTCAGCTACTCTGTGCCCGCCATAACTTGCAGAAAGGCGATAAGCTTCTTTGA
- a CDS encoding UvrB/UvrC motif-containing protein, producing the protein MSDPDISDILEEWPYDPDRNARIVTNADGSQKLQIRLRLGLLQMELDGRPDAQRPYGFDTVLEYQRNSLDEYRDEHGTDEGFVIDHDAWEELNSEGVLFYERYVVLFQLGDYDRTARDTARNLGMFDLVRQYAERPEDVTALEQYRPYLIRMNAAALAMQHMQNDRPDDARDTLRRGIRQLDELEMVHTSVFQVELDRARSMLEGMLDDIKADKATPSELDTLRGELARAIREERYEDAASIRDRIRRISEPGSEGMPEG; encoded by the coding sequence ATGAGCGACCCCGACATCAGCGACATCCTCGAAGAGTGGCCGTACGATCCTGACCGCAACGCGCGGATCGTCACCAACGCCGACGGCAGTCAGAAGCTGCAGATTCGCCTGCGCCTCGGTCTGCTCCAGATGGAGCTCGACGGCCGGCCCGACGCCCAGCGCCCCTACGGATTCGACACCGTGCTCGAGTACCAGCGGAACAGCCTCGACGAGTACCGCGACGAACACGGGACCGACGAAGGCTTTGTGATCGACCACGACGCCTGGGAAGAGCTGAACAGCGAGGGCGTGCTCTTCTACGAGCGCTACGTCGTGCTCTTCCAGCTAGGCGACTACGACCGCACCGCGCGCGACACGGCGCGCAACCTCGGCATGTTCGACCTTGTCAGGCAGTACGCCGAGCGCCCCGAGGACGTCACCGCTCTCGAGCAGTACCGGCCCTATCTCATCCGCATGAACGCCGCGGCGCTCGCCATGCAGCACATGCAGAACGATCGTCCCGACGACGCGCGCGATACGTTGCGCCGGGGCATCCGGCAGCTCGACGAGCTCGAGATGGTCCACACCTCCGTCTTCCAGGTTGAGCTCGACCGTGCGCGCTCGATGCTCGAGGGCATGCTGGACGACATCAAGGCCGACAAGGCCACGCCGAGCGAGCTCGACACGCTCCGGGGCGAGCTTGCCCGCGCCATTCGGGAGGAGCGCTACGAGGATGCCGCCAGTATCCGCGACCGTATCCGCCGCATCAGCGAACCCGGTTCGGAAGGGATGCCGGAGGGATGA